ATTTTGCCTCGGTTTTCAATGCCTTTTGTGCCTACCAGTTGAACGGCGTGGTTGGCATTTAACGTACCGGTATTGACAATGCGACCTTCGCTGTCAATTTTGAGGGTTTCCGCACTCGCTCCAATATGTCCTGCATTACGTACCCCGACACCGTGTTCAGTACCGATAAGGTGGATTTTACCTGAGTACATACCACCTAGTTCGCCGACATCGATAGCAAATTGTGGCTGACTTTCTGTTGCAAGCGGTTGGTTTGTGTGAATAATTTGCAAATTTTCAGGGCTTTCTGACCGCTTGATGGTATTTTTACCTGTTACCACCTTGGCTTCTTTTTTCGACCAAATACCTGCATTGACTTCTGTCTCTCGAGCAATAATCTCCGTATAATCGACACGGCTATTGTCTAACCCTTTACCTGAAACTTTGACCTTACCTTTTTCCACCACAAAACTGTCAAGGTGACCGTTTTTAATTTGCGGTTTACCTGTGGTGAGAGTTGCTCGGTCGGAGTTAATGATGCCACAACCTTCGCAATGTAAACCCGATGGGTTGGCGATAATCACATCCGCTTTTTTACCTGCTACTTCCACATAGCCTTTTAAAACGGATGGGTCGGATGAATTCACCTCATTTAGAATGACCTTCGCTTCACCTTTTGCCAAATAAGGGTTGCCCGTAATTAAGCCACCTTGCTGTGTTTGCACATTGGTGCGACTATTGTTAAGAATTGCACCTTTGGTATCGACATCAAATTTTGAATATTTATTATGTGAAAGCCCTTTGTCGTTCGGGGTTTGAATATTGACTTGCGGTAAACCGTTTGCCGTTTGTAGCACTATTGGTTGTTGATTTTTCGGGGCAGATTTATCGGCTTGAATAATCAGATTGGCTAATGCCGAATCAGAAAATGCCACAAAGCCTAATGCACAATAAAGGCTAAAGGTAAGCGGTCGGATTTGGGCAAAAATTTGCGATAAGCTAAAAGCGGATTGTTCCGTAGATTTACCTTCTGATTTTGCTAATTCAGACGTCACCACTAGGCGTTGAAGGGTTTTACTAAAAATCACACGAAAACATTTTTTATTCATTTTTCACTCCGAGACATCAAAAATCAATGAAAGACAATCAGCCATTAAAAACTGTATCCAATATTAAAACCTGCTACCGCATCCGAGGTTCTAAAGCCTTCAGGCTTACGGACAGGTCTGCCGACAAAGACATCATAATAAAATCCACTGAAGCCACCTTTTAAGCCTAGTGCAGCACCCATTAAATGATGCCCTAGTTGTGATGCGGTTGACCAACCCATCACTCGTCCACCATCTAAGGCGAGATAAAGCTGATGTCCTTTCTGATTCACATTCCAAGCTAACTCGTTACGCCATAACCAACCTCGCTCACCGGATAAAGTCAGCTCGCCATCAAAGCCACGCACCGTATAACGCCCGCCGATACTAAAACGGTCTTGGGCAATCAGCGGTGTTTTATTCCATTGTGCATTCCAACTACTTTGATATTGCCACGGTTGTTCGCCTAACATAAATGGCTTGGTTAGCTCAATGGAGGCGGTAATTATTTTAGGACGTGACGTACCTTCTCCCCAAAGCTCTTCAGGTGCTTCAAGCGACCCCCTTGCACCTGTACCTCGCTTATAATTTGCCGATAGCTCAAGGGTTGCATCACCGATATATTCCTTATGAGAAATGCCTGCTTCCCATCCCGCCATACGGCGTTTTTGTACCTCAATTTCCGCACCGTCAATATAATTTTGCGATTGACGAGACCAAAACGAGCCTGAAATCGAGGTTTTGCGTTTGCTGTCACGGTAGAGTAAATAAGAAAGTGTCGCTTTGGTGGTATTACTTTCACCAGCATACAGGTAGTTATTGTCAAAGGCACCGAAGACTTCTTGATGGTAGCGGTTATAGGTTTGTGAGGCAGAAAGTGTCCAATAACCAAATGGGATAGAATAGTAAAACGTGAGATTTTTAGTCGCACGCTTTCCGTCTTCATCATCGCTACTTTTTAAACTGTGGGTGAAACTGGTATAAAACAGGTCATTGGCTGAAAACAGGTTATCCCAAGAGAGTGTACCTGAAGCTTGGTATTTACCTGTTGAAGTAGAGCCTGAATCATCTAAACCGAGATTAACACGGAAAGGAAATGCTTGTTGGTAGCTGATTTTAATATCGCTGACACCGACATCCGTTTCACTCGGTAATATCTCAATATTGGCTTCGGCGGTCGGAACACGTTTGAGATTTTCAAGGGACTGCTCAATCTCCCTGACATTTAAAACATCGCCTTTTTCAAAAGTAAGCCCCGTTAATGCATGCAAACGTGTGAAGCGTGGGACATTGCCACTGTCGGAAACTAACGTATTCCCCACCTTACCCGCAATCATCGTGAGTGTTAACGCCCCTGAGCGCAAATCTTGCTCTTGGGTTACCACCCGTGTCGTAACATAACCTTTTTCAATGATACTATTTTGAATTTGCTTCATTAAAATACCTAGACCTTCACCACCAAAACAGTGTGGTAAGGTCAAGTTTAAATCGTGAGCGGCTTTATCAAATGCCCACTGGAATTGGCTTTCAGAGGAAGAGGGCGTAGTGGAGTAATCGACGAGACTAATACGATGGATGGGATAGCAGGGCATTTCGTGGTTTGATAATGTCAACCTTTCCTGATTGGTGGTATCTAAACGTACATCAGATTGAGGTTGCAATATTTTATCTTGTGCTTGTTGAATGTGTTGCTGTCGTTGTTGCTGCGTAGCACTGATGAATCCCCTAATGATTTTGGTAAAAATCATTAAGTTAAGGTGGATACACATCTTGTCATATGATCAAATGGTTTCGCGAAAAATCAATAATCAGACAACAAGATGTGCGAACTCGATATTTTACACGACTCTCTTTACCAATTCTGCCCCGAATTACACTTAAAACGACTCAACAGCTTAACGTTGGCTTGCCACGCATTACTTGACTGTAAAACTCTCACTCTTACCGAACTTGGCCGTAACCTGCCAACCAAAGCGAGAACAAAACATAACATCAAACGAATCGACCGATTGTTAGGTAATCGTCACCTCCACAAAGAGCGACTCGCTGTATACCGTTGGCATGCTAGCTTTATCTGTTCGGGCAATACGATGCCCATTGTACTTGTTGACTGGTCTGATATTCGTGAGCAAAAACGGCTTATGGTATTGCGAGCTTCAGTCGCACTACACGGTCGTTCTGTTACTCTTTATGAGAAAGCGTTCCCGCTTTCAGAGCAATGTTCAAAGAAAGCTCATGACCAATTTCTAGCCGACCTTGCGAGCATTCTACCGAGTAACACCACACCGCTCATTGTCAGTGATGCTGGCTTTAAAGTGCCATGGTATAAATCCGTTGAGAAGCTGGGTTGGTACTGGTTAAGTCGAGTAAGAGGAAAAGTACAATATGCAGACCTAGGAGCGGAAAACTGGAAACCTATCAGCAACTTACATGATATGTCATCTAGTCACTCAAAGACTTTAGGCTATAAGAGGCTGACTAAAAGCAATCCAATCTCATGCCAAATTCTATTGTATAAATCTCGCTCTAAAGGCCGAAAAAATCAGCGCTCGACACGGACTCATTGTCACCACCCGTCACCTAAAATCTACTCAGCGTCGGCAAAGGAGCCATGGGTTCTAGCAACTAACTTACCTGTTGAAATTCGAACACCCAAACAACTTGTTAATATCTATTCGAAGCGAATGCAGATTGAAGAAACCTTCCGAGACTTGAAAAGTCCTGCCTACGGACTAGGCCTACGCCATAGCCGAACGAGCAGCTCAGAGCGTTTTGATATCATGCTGCTAATCGCCCTGATGCTTCAACTAACATGTTGGCTTGCGGGCGTTCATGCTCAGAAACAAGGTTGGGACAAGCACTTCCAGGCTAACACAGTCAGAAATCGAAACGTACTCTCAACAGTTCGCTTAGGCATGGAAGTTTTGCGGCATTCTGGCTACACAATAACAAGGGAAGACTTACTCGTGGCTGCAACCCTACTAGCTCAAAATTTATTCACACATGGTTACGCTTTGGGGAAATTATGAGGGGATCTCTCAGTGCATTGCCTCCAATTCCCATAATTTATTACGCCGATAATAACTTGGTGTAACCTTAAAAATGTACTTAAATCGACGTGTAAAAGATTGTTGGGAATCAAATTGATATTTTAATGCGATCTCAAGGATAGTTTTTTTCGTCAACCTCAACTCAACAGCCGCTTTCGTCAAACGACGAGCACGAATATAGCTAGCCAGTGTGACCCCTGTTACTTTTTTGAACAGCCGCTGAAAATACCACTTGGTATAACCCGCTTTATTCGCCACATCATCAAGCAGTAAAGACTGATCTAAATTATGTTCAATCCATAATAGAACATCTTTGATAACCGTTGTATGAAACTGCTTATCATCATATCTTAATTGGATGTTATTAGCTTTATTTTGATAGCGAGAATGCTGTTCAATATACATAAAATAACCTAAATGTTCTTAAGATTGTCACGACCACATCATCATGATACCATAAACATACTGACGGTATGTTATTTTAAATCTATCATGGAAAATAAAAATCATCAACAAGAAAATTTTAAGAGTACCTATCAATCACTGGTTAACTCAGCACGAATATTGTTTGTTGAAAAAGGCTATCAAGCTGTTTCAATAGATGAGATCTCGGGAAAAGCGTTGGTGACCAAAGGTGCCTTTTATCATCACTTTAAAAATAAAAAACAATTACTCAGTGCCTGTTATAAGCAGCAATTAATTATGATTGATGCCTACATCACAACAAAAACTGATTTAACAAATGGTTGGTCTGCCTTAGAAAGTATATTTGAACATTATCTTGATTATATTATTGATAATAATAAAAACCTTATCCCTATCCAAGAAGTGATGCCTATCATTGGTTGGAATGAACTTGAAAAAATTAGCCTTGAATACATTACTGGTAAGG
This genomic window from Actinobacillus porcitonsillarum contains:
- a CDS encoding ShlB/FhaC/HecB family hemolysin secretion/activation protein, whose translation is MCIHLNLMIFTKIIRGFISATQQQRQQHIQQAQDKILQPQSDVRLDTTNQERLTLSNHEMPCYPIHRISLVDYSTTPSSSESQFQWAFDKAAHDLNLTLPHCFGGEGLGILMKQIQNSIIEKGYVTTRVVTQEQDLRSGALTLTMIAGKVGNTLVSDSGNVPRFTRLHALTGLTFEKGDVLNVREIEQSLENLKRVPTAEANIEILPSETDVGVSDIKISYQQAFPFRVNLGLDDSGSTSTGKYQASGTLSWDNLFSANDLFYTSFTHSLKSSDDEDGKRATKNLTFYYSIPFGYWTLSASQTYNRYHQEVFGAFDNNYLYAGESNTTKATLSYLLYRDSKRKTSISGSFWSRQSQNYIDGAEIEVQKRRMAGWEAGISHKEYIGDATLELSANYKRGTGARGSLEAPEELWGEGTSRPKIITASIELTKPFMLGEQPWQYQSSWNAQWNKTPLIAQDRFSIGGRYTVRGFDGELTLSGERGWLWRNELAWNVNQKGHQLYLALDGGRVMGWSTASQLGHHLMGAALGLKGGFSGFYYDVFVGRPVRKPEGFRTSDAVAGFNIGYSF
- a CDS encoding IS4-like element ISVsa5 family transposase; its protein translation is MCELDILHDSLYQFCPELHLKRLNSLTLACHALLDCKTLTLTELGRNLPTKARTKHNIKRIDRLLGNRHLHKERLAVYRWHASFICSGNTMPIVLVDWSDIREQKRLMVLRASVALHGRSVTLYEKAFPLSEQCSKKAHDQFLADLASILPSNTTPLIVSDAGFKVPWYKSVEKLGWYWLSRVRGKVQYADLGAENWKPISNLHDMSSSHSKTLGYKRLTKSNPISCQILLYKSRSKGRKNQRSTRTHCHHPSPKIYSASAKEPWVLATNLPVEIRTPKQLVNIYSKRMQIEETFRDLKSPAYGLGLRHSRTSSSERFDIMLLIALMLQLTCWLAGVHAQKQGWDKHFQANTVRNRNVLSTVRLGMEVLRHSGYTITREDLLVAATLLAQNLFTHGYALGKL
- a CDS encoding helix-turn-helix domain-containing protein, translating into MYIEQHSRYQNKANNIQLRYDDKQFHTTVIKDVLLWIEHNLDQSLLLDDVANKAGYTKWYFQRLFKKVTGVTLASYIRARRLTKAAVELRLTKKTILEIALKYQFDSQQSFTRRFKYIFKVTPSYYRRNKLWELEAMH
- the tetC gene encoding tetracyline resistance-associated transcriptional repressor TetC, coding for MENKNHQQENFKSTYQSLVNSARILFVEKGYQAVSIDEISGKALVTKGAFYHHFKNKKQLLSACYKQQLIMIDAYITTKTDLTNGWSALESIFEHYLDYIIDNNKNLIPIQEVMPIIGWNELEKISLEYITGKVNAIVSKLIQENQLKAYDDDVLKNLLNGWFMHIAIHAKNLKELADKKGQFIAIYRGFLLSLKDK